A stretch of DNA from Alteromonas gilva:
CGTAGGAAAGTCACGAACCGGTTTCTGCGGTGAACAGGCGACCGGAATTTGTTGAATGGAAAACTGCAGCCCGCTACTGCAACAATTGAGGTATATAATGACCAATCGTAAGTCTACAATAATCTATACTAAAACTGATGAAGCGCCAATGTTGGCGACATATTCGTTTCTGCCTATTATTCGCCGCTTCGCCAGCGAAGCAGATATCGATGTAGAAGTCAGTGATATTTCTCTGGCCGCCCGTGTGCTGTCTCTTTTCCCTGATTACTTGAGCGACGATCAGAAAATGGTTGATGCATTAAGCGAGCTGGGTGAGATGACCCAGGATCCGAATGCAAACATTATTAAGCTGCCAAACATCAGTGCTTCAATTCCTCAGTTGCGTGCGGCCATTAAAGAATTAAATGCGCTGGGCTTTAACGTCCCGCAGTTCCCGGAAGCGCCCTCCAGCGACGAAGAAAAAGAAATTCGTGAACGTTATGGCAAGGTACTGGGTTCTGCCGTTAACCCGGTACTGCGTGAAGGTAATTCAGACCGTCGCGCACCCACAGCCGTTAAGAACTACGCCAAAAAACACCCGCACAGCATGGGTGCCTGGAGTCAGGCTTCACAATCTCACGTTGCGCATATGCGTGGCGGCGATTTTTACTCTGCTGAAAAGTCGTTAACCGTAGAAAAAGACGGTTACGTTAGCATCGAATTTACCGGCAAGGATGGCAGCAAGAAAACCCTTAAGCCAAAAGTAGACTTACTGGCCGGTGAAGTCATCGACGGTATGTTTATGAGCAAAAAGGCGCTGTGTCAGTTCTTCGAAGAACAAATCGAAGATGCCAAGAACACCGGCGTTCTATTCTCATTACACGTAAAAGCCACCATGATGAAGGTGTCTCACCCCATCGTTTTTGGTCACTGCGTAAAAGTATTTTACAAAGAGCTGTTTGAAAAATACGGCGAGCTGTTTGATGAGCTGGGTGTTAATCCAAACAACGGTTTGGGTAGTGTTTATGACAAAATTTCGACCCTGCCAGAATCACAGCGCTCTGAGATAGAACGTGACATCAACAAATGTTACGCCGACCGTCCGCCACTGGCGATGGTAAACTCTGACAAAGGTATTTCTAACCTGCACGTGCCAAGCGACGTCATTGTTGATGCATCAATGCCGGCAATGATCCGTAATTCAGGGCAAATGTGGGGACCGGATGGAAAGTCTCACGACACCAAAGCGGTTATTCCGGAAAGTACTTACGCGACCATTTATCAGGAATGTATTAACTTCTGTAAAACCCATGGCGCGTTTGATCCAACAACAATGGGTACCGTGCCAAACGTTGGCTTAATGGCGCAAAAAGCTGAAGAGTACGGCTCGCACGACAAGACCTTTGAAATGGAAACCGATGGTACCGTACAAATTGTTGATCAGGACGGCAACGTACTGATTGAGCATGAAGTAGAAGAAGGCGATATCTGGCGTATGTGTCAGGCTAAAGACGCACCTATTCAGGACTGGGTAAAACTGGCTGTTACCCGTGCACGCCAGTCAGGCATGCCAACCGTATTCTGGTTAGATGACGAACGTGCCCACGATGCACAACTTATCAAGAAAGTTGAGAAGTATCTGAAAGATCACGACACAGATGGCCTGGACATTTCAATTATGTCACCGGTACGCGCTATTCGTTACTCAATGGAGCGTGCTATCCGCGGTTTGGATACCATCTCGGTAACCGGTAACGTTCTGCGTGACTACCTGACTGACCTGTTCCCAATCTTAGAGCTGGGTACCAGTGCGAAAATGCTGTCAATCGTGCCGCTGATGGCCGGTGGTGGCTTGTACGAAACGGGCGCGGGTGGTTCTGCACCGAAGCACGTACAGCAGTTTGTTGAAGAAGGTCACTTACGCTGGGATTCACTGGGTGAGTTTTTGGCACTGGCGGTATCGCTGGAAGATGTTGCTATTAAACACAGCAACGCCAAAGCCAAGCAACTGGCCGTCGCGCTGGACAAAGCCACCGAAGCGTTGCTTAACAACGGTAAATCACCACTGCGTAAAGCTGGTCAGTTGGATAACCGCGGCAGCCATGTTTATCTGGCCATGTACTGGGCTGAAGAACTTGCCAAGCAAACGGAGAACCCAGAGCTGGCAGCGCAGTTTGGACCGATTTACGACAAATTAGCCGCTAACATTGATACTATCATTGAAGAAATCAATGAAACCGAAGGCAAGCCTCAGGATATTGGTGGTTACTACCTGCCTGATGAAGCGAAAACTGCAGCGGCGATGCGCCCGAGCAAAACCTTTAACGAGATACTTGAAGCGTAATTCGCAACAGGTACTGAGTTAATAAAAACCGCCATGTGCCCAATGCCAGTCAGTTAACTACTGACTGGCATTTTCATTTCTAAACAGCCACATCAACAAGCCTAACGACCCATCGGGTAGCACTTTGTGAAATGTCAGATACATGAGAAACGGCTGGAATGTATTCAGCACAAGTATTCGTGCAAATAACCGGTATGCATGGAATCTGTAAGTTTAGTTTACCGTGAGGTTCGGGCTTGTCAGCATAGGTGCTCTCGCGAGCGAGTTATTAATTTGTGGGATTAATAATAAGCTGTTGGTAAAAAACTAACCGTTGCATACTGCTGTTGTGCTACCGGTAGCATTTTTTGTATCATGCTTACCATTAATACCGGTTGCGGGTGTCGAAGCACAGTTATCTAACATACTTCTTCGTATAGCCGGCAACGCTCCAACACAGAGGAATGCAAAGTATGGCGACTAACGAGACCTACCAGCGTGACGAAAAAAGTGGCAATGTGTGGTTATCGGCCAAACAGGCTGGTAACGAGACATTGCAGGATTACGGCCTGGTGCCCACGGTACTCGACTCTGAGCTTGCGGTCGGCGAAGCCATGCTGGCAGAGTTGAAAGCCACCGCAGCGTCGAAAACCGGTGATATTAATATTGCGTTACTGGGCGGGCGGGGCGCGCAGCAACTTCATCGCCTGTTAGGTGAAAAAGCAAAAAGTGACGAACTCGACTCTTTGCTCGCTCGCCTGAACGTGTTTACCCAGGATGCGCTGGCCCCCATGAAAATGGCCAATTGCTTGAGTTTTGTGCGCGACTTTGAGCGTATTCTGGGTGAGGCATTTTTTGCTAAAATCAAAAGCTTTACGCCGATGCAAACCGATACCGATGATCTGGAAGCGGGGCTTACCGACTACTTAAGTAAGCTCGATGCCTTAGGCGGCCTGGATATCTTTTTTATTGGTCATGGCCCCGAGGCGGAGCAGGCTTCGCATTTAGCCTACATTAAACCCCATTCAGGCGCGCAACCCCACCATGTAGCAGGGCTGATCCCCATATCGAGCAGTATTCTTGCTCACCATATCAGTAAATTTAAAGCCGGTGGTACGGCGGTTGACAGCCAGGACGAAAAGGAGTGCCGTGCAGCGCAGTTTATTCTTACCCTGGGGCCGGCTGCAATTTTAAGTGCCCGCAAAGTGGTTCAGTCGGTGGTGGACGCTGACACAGCGCCAGCTAAAGTTCAAACCTATGCCAGGGTGCTTAACACCACACTAAGCAGTGATAAACATGCATTGTTAGCACAACTGGATGCAAACCCGGGCCTGTGGCTGCGGTTGCACCCCAATAAGCACTCTTTTGTGTTGCCAAATGTAGGTGCAGGCAGTTAAGTGACGGGCCAGTGGTAATGTTAAGCCGGGAGAGTTTTCAGTGTTCCCGCAGATTGCCTGCTTGTTAATAGACATGCTAAACCAGGGCTTTATATAAGGCGTGAATGGCCGACAAGATTAGAGTATAGTCTTATTAACTAAGGTATTTACTAACCCTCGTCAGCTATCGCCATAGTCACTGATAATATTTTTATGATTATCACCTAATCGATAGTCAGCAGTAAGTCGGACAGCTTGTGGACACGAGTCAATTCTTTTTGGGAGACTGGCAGGTTTCGCCCTCCAGCAACAGCTTACGTTTAGGTAAAACGGTTAGTGTTGTTGAGCCTAAAGCCATGGATGTGCTGTTGCTGCTATGCCAACAGGCCGGTGAAGTGCTCAGTGCCGACACTATTATCCAGCAGTGCTGGGGCACCACAGACGTGGGTGATAACCCCATTCATAAAGCGATAACGCAACTGCGTAAAGCGCTCGGCGACAAAGCAACCAGTCCTATTTACATTGAAACCATTCGCAAGCGTGGCTACCGCGTCATTGCCGACGTGGTATTTCCAGAGGACGACTCCAGCCGCGCACAAAAAGCGCAGTGGCAGGGCGGGTCACCCTTTTTGGGTTTGCAGGCCTACAGTGAGAAAGACGCGGGCGTCTTTTTTGGACGGCAAAAACAGATCGCCGAGCTCCTGGGCCGAATTAATCATCAAATCGAGCAGGGGCGCGCCTTTACCTTGTTACTTGGGCCGAGCGGTTCGGGTAAGTCATCGCTCATTCATGCCGGTCTGATTCCGCGCCTGACCGATCCCAAAGGGGTGAACGGTATTCGGGTAATCAGCTACGCCACGGTTGATTTTGCCGACATTGACGCCGAGCGCTTGTGGCTGGATTTAGCCAGTCATTTACTCGATTGGGACATCGAAGGCGAACCGCTATTCTTTGAGCAAAGTGCCCAGCAGTTAGCGGTTGCCCTGCAAACTGATATGGCCTCAGTGTGCGAGCATTGCCAGAGTGTACTGAGCGCCTACGCGGAATTTGCTAAAATTGCTCATCCTCGTTTTATGCTGGTGCTTGATCGCCTCGAGGTGTTGCTCGATTCGCCGCAGTTTTCAGCTGCCGACCGCGAGCAATTGCTGCAACTGGCAGAGCAATTGGCCTGCAGCAATGCGGTGATAGTGTTAAGTGCCTGCCGAAACGACTTTTACCCCAAAATTGCCAACTTCCCGGTGTTACTTAAAGATAAAGCAAAAGGTGCGCACTTTGATTTAGCGCCGCCCAGCCCCTATGAATTAAGCCAGATGATTCGCTTACCGGCGATTGCAGCAGGGTTAACCTGGTCGAAAGACAATGCGCAGGGGGTTATGCTCGATGAGCTTATTACCATGGAAACAGCGAGTCATCCCGATGCATTGCCGCTACTCCAGTACACCTTGCAAGAACTTTATGTGCAGCGTGATGGGAATGAGCTGCAAATCAGTGTGTATAAATCGCTGGGCGGTATCGAAGGAGCCATTGGTCATAAAGCGGAACAGTTGTTTAAGGCCATGGACGCTGACAAGCAAAAAAATCTGCCGCAGATATTACTGTTACTGATTACCTTAAGCCCCGATGGCAATAACCTCACCAGCCGCACGGCCCGCTGGGATGAACTCAAAAATAAGCCGCAACGGGATTTCGTTCAGACGATGGTAGAAAACCGCCTGTTTGTGTCACATCTGCAGCATGACGAGCCGTGTTTCAGAGTGGCTCATGAGGCGTTATTGCGACGCTGGCCACGGGTACAGGAGTGGATAAACGCGCATCAGGACAGTCTGGCCATTAAAACAAGTTTGTTAAACCAGGCTGAGCAATGGTGCAACGAAAAACGCAATCCCGCTTATTTGCTCGCCGACGGCAAGCCGCTGCAGCAGGCTCTGGCACTGCGTGATCATTCCGGTTTGCATTTACAAGCCCAGGAGCTGGCGCTCATTAAGGCATCCCAGGCCAGGGCCAGCAACATACGCTGGTTAAAGCGCGCCACCATGGGAATGCTTATGGTACTTACCATTATGGCGGTATTTTTTAGTTTACAGAGTCAGCATGCCCAGCAACTGGCAGAGGCAAAACGGCAGGAAGCCGAAAGCCTGTTGGGCTTTATGGTTGGCGAGTTTGCCGATAAATTGCGCAGTGTAGGTAGAATGGATTTGCTTGATGGGATCAGCAATAAAGCCATGGAATATTTTGCTACTGCAGATCAGCAGGAAAACCCTGCAAATTGGTGGCTGACAGGCTCTGCAGAGCGTAGTTTTAAGGCCCGTTTTCAGCAGGCGTTAACACTGCAGGCGCTGGCAGAAGTTGCCTATTCCCGCGATAAGTTAGATGAAGCTGCTACCGGCTTTACTGAAGCCCATGAGCAAATGCAGGCGTTGCTGGCGATTGCGCCTGAAAACGTGGAACTGGTAAAAATGCTTGGCGTTAATGCGTTCTGGCGGGGGCAATTAGATTACAATGCCAGCCGCTGGCAGGGGGCCGAAGCCGGATTTACCGATTACCTGACATACAGTCAGCAATTGTTGGCACTGGAGCCGGATAACCCTGAGGCCATTACTGAACTGTCGTATGCGCATAATTCACTTGGTTCACTGGCGCTTGAGAGACTGCAATATCAAAAGGCCCTGACTGCCTTTGAGCATTCTTTAAAACTTAAAAAACAGGTATTGACAGTTCAGCCAGATAATACCTTATTAAAAACCGACATCGCCGATACTTACTCGTGGTTGGCTACCGCGAGCAACCATCTTGGTCAGTACCGTGCGGCGCGCAAACACGCCCAACAAGGGCAAAGGATATTACAAAAATTACTCGATGCAGAGCCAACTAATCCTTACATGCTGGAAAGTCTGGCCTTCATGCTACTTCGAGAGGCTAATTTGTTGATTCGGCACAACGAATTAGCCAGTGCCGCGACTAAAGCCGTCGAGGCCCATCAACTTTTTGAGCTATTAGTTGCCCAGGACCCAGACAACACTTTGTGGCAGCGGGCTAAAGCCCGACAGCAGATGAAAATGCTTCGCATAAACCGTTTACTGCCTGCTGATGAGCGCGTTTTTACTGACAATGAAGAACAGGCATTGCTTGAAAACCTGTTGGCGGTAGCCCGTGATGACGCCCGGGTAACGGTTGATTACGCCGATTACCTGCAGTTAACCGGTAATTGGGCCATGAGCGACAAGGTTATTACCCGGCTAGGGCAACAGTTAGCCCAGCAAAATACCGCTCAGCAAAATGCCAGCAGACGGCTTTTACACAGCAAATATTACCTGTTAAAGGCAGCAGGTTTTGCCCATGATAACGAAGACACTCTGCAGCAGCAGGCCTGTGTACAGGCCGAAAAAGTGCTTGCCCCGGTGCTGGAATACAGCTTAGATTTAGAAATTCTTACCGCTTATGTTACGGCGGTAACCTGCGCTGAACTCACTGTTGATATCAGTCAATATTTAACAGTAATAGAGCGAGAAGAACTTTCTTTAAACACATACCCATTATTAACAAGACAAGGAGAATAATAACTATGTCAGTAGCCCCTGCGTTTAATTTTACGGTGGCAGTTAACATTAACGAAGTGCCGCCAGTGTTTACCATTTATGATGATAAGCACCACGTTACTAACAAACCTATTCAAGTAACTCAGCCCAATACCACCATTACCTATCAGCTTATTGATAACACCGATGAGTTGGTTTTCGTGGACCCGCTTATTAACCACGATCCGCACCATGATCTTACCTATAACATTGCCGATGATGGCCAGACGATAACCTTTACCGACAGTGATGCAGACAACGAAACCATTTGTATGCAGTTGCAGGTTATTCAGTCGACGACTCCTGCTAAGATTTATACCAGCCCGGATCCGCAGATTCGAAACCGCAAGGAGTCTTAACTGATTAGCACGGCGCATTTATATGTGCCTTTTGCGCTCCTAACGCGATGTAAATGCGTTTGCATCGCGTTACAACGGTTGTTAATTTGACTTACTGCCTCGTGTTTATCCCCTCGCAACCCACTAAATACTTTATATAAATCAGTGCCCTATAAATAGAAGATTACCGGAAGGTTATTTTTAATCTGTTTCATTATTCTTTATCCCAGTTATTGGATTAAATCACTGCTGCACTGGCCGTTAAGGAATTTTAATGAGCACTATAAATACACCGATTGAGCAAACCTGGTCACAACGCTTTACTGCACTTAAAGAAAGCTTTATCAGCCCGCACAGTGGAGACCCTAAAACCAACAACTTGACGCGCGCTGCGCACGCGCTACCGGATAACCTGGTCGACACCATTGCCAATATCGAGAGCAAAAGCTCGTTGGCCCGCATTATTAACTTTGTGAGTGAAGGGATATTCTTTGTTAACGCGCGTGGGCAGATTACCCTCATCAACCATATTGCAGCGCGCTTGCTGGGAGAGCCTAAGGAGGCATTAATAGGACGCGAGCTAACGTCTTTTTTAACGGATCAGTATGTTAATGAATATTTGCATATGTTTGCCAAAATAGCTGTGGATAGCAGTATTCAGCTTAATCACGGGCCTAAAGAAGTGGCGCTTCAGCAACGCAGCGGTGATCTGCTGCCGGCGGATTTATCGTTGTCGTCACTGCCCGATGTTGCCGATACCGACGAGGCGGTGATCATTGGTGTGTTGCATGATCTGACCGCTCATCAGGCGGAATACGGCAAGCTTCGTCGTCAGGCTCGCACAGACTATCTTACCGGCATTGCCAATCGTCATGGCTTTGCAGAGTCGTTGGAGGCCAGCTGGAAAGAAGGGAGCCGCGAAGGGTATCCCTTGAGCCTGTTAATGATTGACGTGGATGAGTTTAAAGTGTTCAACGATGAACATGGCCATCTCATTGGTGATAAGTGCTTACAACTCATTGCCAGTACTATTGAACTGTGTTTGCCTGCCAGGGACTGCGTGGCGGCGCGATTTGGCGGCGAGGAATTTGCGGTGCTATTGCCACGCTGTTCAGCGCAGGTGGTGCAACTTATTGCCATCAGAATAAAACGTCACATTGGCGAACTTAAGTTCACCGACTTAGGCCTGCCAGCTACCGTAAATGTATCGGTAAGTATCGGGATTGCCAGTCAGCGCGACGGTGTTTATAAGTCGTCTGATGAGCTTATCGCTGCCGCCGATGGCGCTTTGTATATTGCTAAAAACAGTGGCCGTAATACAATAAGTGTTGCATAGCGCCCATGGGGTAGGGGCGAGAGCGTGTTTTTAACTGCCCCTTACCACCCTAAGCGAAGTGAGGGCAACCGGCAAACAGGGCGTTAGCGCATTTTAGTTTGCGCGGGCTGCCGTTTGGACGCTTTTTTAAAAATACCCAGCCAGAATGCCAGTTCCAGCAGCACCCCTAAGGCAATAAATGCCACGGCGCCAACGACGGTGCCAACCGCAACGCAAAGTATTGCCAGACAAAGTAAAGCACTGAGCATTAAAAACTTACCGGTGGGTGTCATATATCCTCGCTTACCTGCTTATATTGCGGGTGGTATCAGTACAACATATAAACAGGCCTTACTGTTTTAACAGTAAGGCCTGTTCCGTAATCTTTTCTGGGAATGTTCTGGAAAAAGTAACTAGCGTTCTTCGTCTTCGACGAGACCAATGTTTTCTGCATGCAGGCCTTTTGGCCCCTGCTGAACTTCATAGGTAACTTCCTGACCCGCTTTTAACGAACGGTAGCCTTCCATTTGTATTGTTGAGTAGTGTGCAAAAATATCTTCGCCGCCTTCCTCGGGAACAATAAATCCAAACCCTTTCGCGTTGTTAAACCATTTAACTTTGCCAACCGCCATACTTCGACTTCCTCTTAATCCTTGAACTAACGTGAAACTGCCCCCACAATACATTAAGGCATGGGACAGATGATGTCTTGTGCGTCACTCACAAAACATATTAAAACTGTAGATATTTTAACCGCATTATGCAAGTGCAATTTATGGTTTTAGTGATAAATGAATAGTAAAAAACCGCTATTAAATGGTAAAAAAGATCTAAAATTACTTGCAGACGCACTATGATTAAATTATGAGTAAAGGTAACGCCATTAGTATCGATAAAGAACGCCTACTCGAGAAGGAACGGCAAAAAACTGAACCGCCTCCGATGTATAAGGTCTTATTGAACAACGATGACTACACGCCAATGGATTTTGTAGTAGAGATTCTGTTGCGATTTTTCCAGATGGATGCTGAGAAAGCAAACCAACTTATGCTGACCGTGCACTACCGGGGCAAAGCAGTGTGTGGCATTTATACTGCTGAAATAGCAGAGACAAAAGTCATGCAGGTCAATCAATATGCCCGCAAACATCAACACCCGTTGATGTGCACAATGGAACAGGCGTGAGTCGTAAACTTAATAAGGGGCAAATTTTATGCTGAACAAAGAACTAGAGCAGACGCTGAACGAGGCTTTTGTATTTGCCAGGGAGCATCGTCATGAGTTTATGACGGTCGAACACCTGCTGCTTGCCTTGTTAGACAATGATGCTGCTCAGGAAGCCCTCAAAGCTTGTGGCGCAGACATTGATAATATCCGTGGTGAGCTGGTGGAGTTTGTGAAAGACACCACACCGTTAATTCTGGATGACCAGGCGAGCGAGCGTGAGACGCAGCCGACGCTGGGTTTTCAGCGCGTACTGCAACGCGCAGTATTCCACGTGCAGTCCTCGGGCAAAGAAGAAGTCACCGGGGCCAATGTACTTGTGGCCATTTTTAGCGAGCAGGAAAGCCAGGCCGTTTATATTTTAAAGAAATCAGACGTAACGCGTCTTGATGTGGTGAATTATATCAGCCACGGTGTGAGTAAGTCTGACGATGAAGAGCCGGAAGCCAACGAAGCCAGCGAAGAGCTCGGCGAGGGTGAGGAAGCCGGGTCGGCGCTATCTAAGTACGCGACCAACCTTAACCGTCAGGCGCAAGAGGGTAAAATTGACCCGCTGATAGGTCGTGACAGCGAATTAGAGCGCACAATTCAGATTTTATGCCGTCGCCGCAAGAATAACCCGTTATTAGTAGGCGAAGCCGGTGTGGGTAAAACTGCCATCGCCGAAGGGCTGGCTTATCGCATTGTTGAAGAACAAGTCCCCGATGTGATCAGTGAGTGCACGGTTTATTCCCTTGATCTGGGCGGCTTGCTGGCTGGTACCAAGTATCGCGGTGATTTTGAGAAACGCTTAAAGGGCATTTTGAAAGAACTGGCTAAAGATCAAAACGCCATTTTATTTATTGATGAAATCCACACCATTATTGGTGCTGGCGCGGCTTCTGGCGGCGTTATGGATGCCTCAAACCTGCTCAAACCCAAACTGAGTTCAGGTGAGTTGCGCTGTATTGGCTCCACCACGTATCAGGAATACCAGGGCATTTTCGAAAAAGACCGCGCGTTAGCACGGCGCTTCCAGAAAGTGGATGTTGCAGAGCCGAGTGTGACCGATACAACCAAAATTTTGCAGGGATTAAAGTCGCGCTACGAAGAGCATCACAGTGTGCGCTTTACGCAAAAAGCGTTAGCGGCGGCTGCCGAACTGTCGGCTAAGTATATCAATGAACGGCATTTGCCTGATAAAGCCATTGACGTGATGGATGAAGCCGGTGCCAGCCAGCGTTTACTGCCACAGTCAAAACGCAAAAAAGTGATCAATGTCGGCGAGATTGAGCAAATCATCGCAAAAATGGCGCGGATCCCGGAGAAGTCGGTATCAGCCTCTGACAAAGAAGTGCTTAAAAACCTCGGCCGTAACCTTAAAATGGTGGTGTTTGGCCAGGATAAAGCCATTGAAACGCTCTCTGATGCGATTCACCTGTCGCGCGCAGGCCTTGGCAGCGAACAAAAGCCTATCGGTAACTTCTTATTTGCCGGTCCAACAGGGGTAGGTAAAACTGAGGTAACCCAACAACTGGCCAAAATAATGGGCGTGGAGTTGGTGCGTTTCGATATGTCTGAGTACATGGAACGCCACGCTGTGAGCCGTTTAATTGGTGCTCCTCCTGGCTATGTAGGTTTTGATCAGGGTGGCTTGCTCACCGATGCCGTTATAAAGCATCCGTATTCGGTAGTGCTGCTTGATGAAATTGAAAAGGCCCACAGCGACATTTACAACATTTTGTTGCAGGTGATGGATCACGGTACGCTGACCGACAACAACGGCCGTAAGGTTGATTTTCGTAACGTGGTACTGGTGATGACAACCAATGCCGGCGTGCAGGAAACCACCCGCACGTCGATTGGGTTTAAACAACAGGATCACAGTCACGATGCGCGGGCAGAGATCAACAAGGTATTTTCACCGGAGTTCAGAAACCGCCTTGACTCGATAATCTGGTTTAATCACCTCGACAGCGACGTTATTTTGCAGGTGGTCGATAAGTTTATTATTGAACTGCAGGCCCAGCTGGATACCAAAGGCGTATCACTCGAAGTGTCCCCGGCGGCTCGTGCCCACCTGGCCGAAAAAGGCTACGACAAGTCTATGGGCGCGCGCCCTATGGCACGAGTGATTCAGGAGTCACTGAAAAAAGAACTGGCTAATGAGCTACTGTTTGGCAAGTTAAGCAAAGGTGGTGATGTACGCATTGACCTGCAAGACGATAAGCTGGTATTTGAGTACAACTCGGAAGATACCGTGGCCTCGGCTGCAGAGTCATCTGACTAGTCTGCCTTGATAACGGACTAATCAAAGCTCATTAAAAAACCCGGGTAGCCTAAGCTACCCGGGTTTTTTATGCTTAACACATTATCGCGTAAGCTGGCGGATTTCCGCGTAGTTAATTAGCGCGCGCGATAAACAATACGACCTTTAGTCAGGTCATAAGGTGTCATTTCTACAGTCACTTTGTCGCCGGTCAGAATGCGGATATAGTTTTTACGCATTTTTCCTGAAATATGCGCTGTCACAACGTGACCGTTTTCTAATTCTACTCGGAACATGGTATTTGGCAGGGTATCTAATACCGTACCTTCCATTTCTATACAATCTTCTTTCGCCATCTAAAGCAATAACCTCAATTAGTCAAATTTTTCGCCGCGCAGACATTAACCAATTCACTGATAGTTGTAAAGCGTTAAATAGCCTTTTATCCATATACCGGGCAATATCACTGCAGATTGATGGTTCAATGAACAGTTAGCAACGCATTTGCGATGAGGCGCACCTTAACCGCTATTACTTATCGTAGCGATGCCACTCGTAATCGAAATAACGCTCGTGGGGGTAAAAACGATTCTTGTAGTTCATTTTAGCGCAGGCATCAATCTGGTACCCCAGATAGAGGTACTGCCGGCCTTGCTGTTGGGTGTGATAGATTTGCTGCAGGATCATCCAGGTACCCAGCGACGCTTCCGTGTAGTCCGGATCAAAAAAGGTATACATCGCAGAAAACCCGCCGCCATTAATCAGACTATCGATTTTATCGGTAACCGCCACCGCAATAAGGGTATCGCCATCGTAGGCTTCGATAAACAGCGGCGTGTTCCACTCACATTGTAAAAAACTTAAAAACTGCTCCTCGCTGGGCGGATACATGGTGCCATCAGCATGGCGCTGTGAAATATACTTTTCATAGAGCGGGTAATACGCAGCGTTGATGGTGTCTGCGGTGGTGGTACGAAAGTGTTTGTTTTTATTTAGTAAACGACGCTGGCTGCGGCTGGGGGTAAATTCAGCCACGGGTAATCGTATGGATTGGCAGGCGGAGCAGCTGGCGCAGTGCGGGCGGTAAATTTGCTCACCACTGCGTCTGAAACCAGCCTGAATTAGCTGCGGATAATTCACCGCCGTGGTGTTGGTTTCGTCGACATACACCAATAACTGCTCTTGCCGGTCGGGCAGATAACTACAATCGAAGGGTCGGGTGATGCCAAATTTCATGGTGGACAGAGTTCGTTTGCTTGCCAGGTACTACTGTAAT
This window harbors:
- the clpA gene encoding ATP-dependent Clp protease ATP-binding subunit ClpA; the encoded protein is MLNKELEQTLNEAFVFAREHRHEFMTVEHLLLALLDNDAAQEALKACGADIDNIRGELVEFVKDTTPLILDDQASERETQPTLGFQRVLQRAVFHVQSSGKEEVTGANVLVAIFSEQESQAVYILKKSDVTRLDVVNYISHGVSKSDDEEPEANEASEELGEGEEAGSALSKYATNLNRQAQEGKIDPLIGRDSELERTIQILCRRRKNNPLLVGEAGVGKTAIAEGLAYRIVEEQVPDVISECTVYSLDLGGLLAGTKYRGDFEKRLKGILKELAKDQNAILFIDEIHTIIGAGAASGGVMDASNLLKPKLSSGELRCIGSTTYQEYQGIFEKDRALARRFQKVDVAEPSVTDTTKILQGLKSRYEEHHSVRFTQKALAAAAELSAKYINERHLPDKAIDVMDEAGASQRLLPQSKRKKVINVGEIEQIIAKMARIPEKSVSASDKEVLKNLGRNLKMVVFGQDKAIETLSDAIHLSRAGLGSEQKPIGNFLFAGPTGVGKTEVTQQLAKIMGVELVRFDMSEYMERHAVSRLIGAPPGYVGFDQGGLLTDAVIKHPYSVVLLDEIEKAHSDIYNILLQVMDHGTLTDNNGRKVDFRNVVLVMTTNAGVQETTRTSIGFKQQDHSHDARAEINKVFSPEFRNRLDSIIWFNHLDSDVILQVVDKFIIELQAQLDTKGVSLEVSPAARAHLAEKGYDKSMGARPMARVIQESLKKELANELLFGKLSKGGDVRIDLQDDKLVFEYNSEDTVASAAESSD
- the clpS gene encoding ATP-dependent Clp protease adapter ClpS encodes the protein MSKGNAISIDKERLLEKERQKTEPPPMYKVLLNNDDYTPMDFVVEILLRFFQMDAEKANQLMLTVHYRGKAVCGIYTAEIAETKVMQVNQYARKHQHPLMCTMEQA
- a CDS encoding arginyltransferase — protein: MKFGITRPFDCSYLPDRQEQLLVYVDETNTTAVNYPQLIQAGFRRSGEQIYRPHCASCSACQSIRLPVAEFTPSRSQRRLLNKNKHFRTTTADTINAAYYPLYEKYISQRHADGTMYPPSEEQFLSFLQCEWNTPLFIEAYDGDTLIAVAVTDKIDSLINGGGFSAMYTFFDPDYTEASLGTWMILQQIYHTQQQGRQYLYLGYQIDACAKMNYKNRFYPHERYFDYEWHRYDK
- a CDS encoding GGDEF domain-containing protein, whose amino-acid sequence is MSTINTPIEQTWSQRFTALKESFISPHSGDPKTNNLTRAAHALPDNLVDTIANIESKSSLARIINFVSEGIFFVNARGQITLINHIAARLLGEPKEALIGRELTSFLTDQYVNEYLHMFAKIAVDSSIQLNHGPKEVALQQRSGDLLPADLSLSSLPDVADTDEAVIIGVLHDLTAHQAEYGKLRRQARTDYLTGIANRHGFAESLEASWKEGSREGYPLSLLMIDVDEFKVFNDEHGHLIGDKCLQLIASTIELCLPARDCVAARFGGEEFAVLLPRCSAQVVQLIAIRIKRHIGELKFTDLGLPATVNVSVSIGIASQRDGVYKSSDELIAAADGALYIAKNSGRNTISVA
- the cspD gene encoding cold shock domain-containing protein CspD; this encodes MAVGKVKWFNNAKGFGFIVPEEGGEDIFAHYSTIQMEGYRSLKAGQEVTYEVQQGPKGLHAENIGLVEDEER
- the infA gene encoding translation initiation factor IF-1, which translates into the protein MAKEDCIEMEGTVLDTLPNTMFRVELENGHVVTAHISGKMRKNYIRILTGDKVTVEMTPYDLTKGRIVYRAR